From the bacterium genome, the window CCCCCGGATATCCAAACACGTACTGATCGCCATCTCTTACCTCCGTTCCCTGGAGGGGTTCATCGGTGGCGACAGATTGGATCTTTAGCGGACATTTGTGCCATTAGCGGATTTTCGGAGCTAGCCGATGGTATGCCCATGGAGACGAAAGGCGCTCTCGATTCCCTCCAGCAGCACGTCCGCTTCGACGGGCTTCTGGTAGAAAGCTCGCGCACCGGCATCGAGGGCCTTCTTTTCGTTGTGCTCCGGATCTCTGGCCGAGAGAACGATCACCGGAATCGCAGCCAGATCGGGTCGGTTGCGGATGCGCTCGAGTACGACAAAACCGTCTCCGGCGGGCAGCCCCAGATCCAGAAGGATCAGATCCGGGCGCTCTTTCATCGCC encodes:
- a CDS encoding response regulator, coding for MSKKILIVDDDADIRMGLDARLRASGYDTVFAADGADATRKAMKERPDLILLDLGLPAGDGFVVLERIRNRPDLAAIPVIVLSARDPEHNEKKALDAGARAFYQKPVEADVLLEGIESAFRLHGHTIG